Sequence from the Deinococcus sedimenti genome:
CCGGCCTGCCCGAGCCGCACCCCACGCCGAACCCGGACACGCCCGGCATGCCCGAACCGATGCCCGCGATGTAGAGGGGGCCTGAGAGTCCGGGGGTCGAAGAGTCTAGGGAGATGAATCCCTTGGACACTTCGACCCTCGACCTTTTGACCCGTCAGAGGGTGTGACCGTCCTCCCTGAGCCACGCGCGTTTCGTCTGCCAGTCGGGCATGAGGCGGGTGACGTGCGCCCAGTAGCGCGGAGAGTGGTTGAGTTCGAGGAGGTGCGCGGCCTCGTGCAGCGCGACGTAGTGCAGGATCTCGCTGGGGGCGCGGCTGAGTTTCCAGTGGAGGCGGATAACGCCGTCGGCGGAGCAGCTGCCCCAGCGGGTGCGGGTGTCGCTGACGTGCACGGCACTCAGGCGGTCAGCGGCGCCGAGTCGCGCGGCGTACTCCTGCACCAGTTCGCGGTAAGGGGCGGCGCAGGCGCGGCGGGTCCAGGCGGTCAGGTGCGCCTCGGCGTTCTGCACGGGCAGGTGCAGGGTGTCCCCGCTGCGGTCCGGGCGGGTGCGGGTCGCGTCCAGGTGCAGGGTCAGGTCCTGCCCCAGGAACGGGACGCGCTGTCCGGTCTGCGCGTCGGGGCGCTGCGGTGGGCGCGCGGCGTACCCGGCGAGGTGCCCGGCGACCCAGTCGCGGCGGGCGTCGAGAATGTCGCGCAGTTGCGCCAGCGGAACGCGGGTCGGGGCGTACAGGGTCACGGCGCCCGGCGTGACCTGCACGGCGACCGTGCGCCGCCGCGCGCTGCGTCTGATCTGCACGGGTACGCCCGCGACCTCCC
This genomic interval carries:
- a CDS encoding M48 family metallopeptidase; this encodes MTGWEVAGVPVQIRRSARRRTVAVQVTPGAVTLYAPTRVPLAQLRDILDARRDWVAGHLAGYAARPPQRPDAQTGQRVPFLGQDLTLHLDATRTRPDRSGDTLHLPVQNAEAHLTAWTRRACAAPYRELVQEYAARLGAADRLSAVHVSDTRTRWGSCSADGVIRLHWKLSRAPSEILHYVALHEAAHLLELNHSPRYWAHVTRLMPDWQTKRAWLREDGHTL